One window from the genome of Castellaniella sp. MT123 encodes:
- a CDS encoding cysteine desulfurase, whose product MNAPLTSRESARLAVDDEAGDALSAVGGRAALLDCAADFPILARPVRKRRLAYLDNGATTQKPRAVIQALDQFYEQSNANIHRGVHWLSQHATDLYEQARERVRELLNAPDSQNVIFTRGTTESINLVAQTWGQTLRAGDEILVTGMEHHSNIVPWQLLCARTGAVLRHVRITDSGELDLDDFRAQLNARTKLVGIAHVSNALGTVNPVQDLTRLAHDAGALVLIDGAQAVAHATVDVQALDCDFYAFSGHKIYGPTGIGALYVRGSILKDLPPWQGGGDMIRTVSFDGSTWAEGPQRFEAGTPNIAGSIVLGAAIDYVRGIGLDRIAAHESALLAEATAAMQALPGVRLIGTAPHKAGILSFLVDGIHPHDLGTILDTEGVAIRAGHHCAMPLMTRFGIPGTARASFALYNDLRDVEALVAGVRKAQKLFGV is encoded by the coding sequence ATGAACGCGCCGCTGACTTCTCGCGAAAGCGCCCGTCTCGCCGTCGATGACGAGGCGGGGGATGCATTGTCGGCGGTCGGCGGCCGCGCCGCGCTGCTGGACTGCGCAGCCGATTTTCCGATCCTCGCGCGGCCTGTGCGCAAGCGCCGGCTGGCCTATCTGGACAATGGCGCCACCACTCAGAAACCCCGGGCGGTGATCCAGGCGCTGGATCAGTTTTACGAACAGTCCAATGCCAACATCCACCGAGGCGTGCACTGGCTGTCCCAGCATGCCACCGACCTGTACGAACAGGCTCGGGAACGAGTGCGCGAGCTGTTGAACGCGCCCGACAGCCAGAACGTCATCTTCACCCGAGGCACGACGGAATCCATCAATCTGGTCGCGCAGACCTGGGGCCAGACCCTGCGGGCCGGCGACGAGATCCTGGTCACCGGGATGGAACACCATTCCAACATCGTGCCGTGGCAGCTGCTGTGCGCCCGCACCGGTGCCGTGTTGCGCCATGTCCGGATCACGGATTCGGGTGAGCTCGACCTGGACGACTTCCGGGCGCAGCTGAACGCGCGCACGAAGCTGGTCGGTATCGCTCATGTGTCCAACGCGCTGGGGACCGTCAATCCTGTTCAGGATCTGACCCGCCTGGCGCATGACGCCGGCGCCCTGGTGCTGATCGACGGCGCCCAGGCCGTGGCGCACGCGACGGTGGACGTCCAGGCCCTGGACTGCGATTTCTACGCCTTTTCCGGGCACAAGATCTATGGTCCGACCGGCATCGGCGCGCTGTATGTGCGCGGTTCGATCCTGAAGGACCTGCCGCCCTGGCAGGGCGGCGGCGATATGATCCGCACTGTCAGTTTCGACGGCAGCACCTGGGCCGAGGGCCCGCAGCGCTTCGAGGCCGGCACACCGAACATCGCCGGGTCGATCGTCCTGGGCGCGGCGATCGACTATGTGCGCGGCATCGGGCTGGACCGCATCGCCGCCCACGAATCGGCGCTGCTGGCTGAAGCCACCGCCGCCATGCAGGCACTGCCAGGCGTGCGTCTGATCGGCACCGCGCCGCACAAGGCGGGGATCCTGTCGTTCCTGGTCGACGGCATCCATCCGCACGACTTGGGCACGATCCTGGACACCGAAGGCGTGGCGATCCGGGCGGGGCACCACTGCGCCATGCCGCTCATGACGCGTTTTGGCATTCCAGGCACGGCGCGGGCGTCCTTCGCCCTGTACAACGACCTGCGCGACGTCGAGGCCCTGGTGGCGGGCGTGCGCAAGGCCCAGAAACTGTTCGGGGTGTAA
- the sufD gene encoding Fe-S cluster assembly protein SufD: protein MSTDLQVWADVLGRRADSLAGARLPWLADLRRQALDRFMSEGWPTTRNDAWRHTSLSPLAAATFADGGAQPVADLVASLKAGESGHWLVFVDGAFDAALSDLGSLPAGATLLPLSQAWADHAEAIQAAYGQAEDGHSTSALNLALASDGAWIRLACGVAVEQPIHLVCVAASPQAAHFLRHLIQADANSQATVVEHYVGVPGASNLRHAATRLTLGSDARITHLKLQQESAQAWHLGEIDAVQSRGSYFASHSVSLGARLARHDIATHFADERCETLFNGLYYVNQRRHVDHHTLIGHEKPRCVSHENYRGILADTAHGVFSGRILVAPGADGTDAIQRNDSLLLSRLAKSDSRPELEIYADDVKCAHGTTVGQIDADSLFYLRTRGLDEAHARDILTYAFAAASVARIDFVPLRQRVEQAIRALLPGGMALQEAA, encoded by the coding sequence ATGAGTACCGATCTTCAGGTCTGGGCCGATGTGCTGGGCCGGCGGGCGGATTCCCTGGCCGGAGCGCGGCTGCCCTGGCTGGCCGATTTGCGTCGGCAGGCTCTGGACCGCTTTATGAGCGAAGGCTGGCCCACCACCCGAAACGATGCCTGGCGTCATACGTCGCTGTCGCCGTTGGCGGCGGCAACGTTTGCGGACGGTGGCGCGCAGCCGGTGGCCGACCTCGTCGCCTCGCTGAAGGCCGGCGAATCCGGCCACTGGCTGGTGTTCGTCGATGGTGCTTTCGACGCGGCGTTGTCCGACCTCGGGTCGCTGCCCGCAGGTGCGACCCTGTTGCCGCTGTCGCAGGCCTGGGCGGATCACGCCGAGGCCATCCAGGCCGCCTATGGCCAGGCCGAGGACGGCCACAGCACCAGTGCCCTGAACCTGGCACTGGCCAGCGATGGCGCCTGGATCCGGCTGGCGTGCGGCGTGGCCGTCGAGCAGCCCATCCACCTGGTATGCGTGGCCGCGTCGCCGCAGGCGGCGCATTTTCTGCGCCACCTGATCCAGGCGGATGCCAATTCGCAGGCGACCGTGGTCGAACATTACGTCGGTGTGCCGGGCGCCAGCAATCTGCGCCACGCCGCCACCCGCCTGACGCTGGGCAGCGACGCGCGCATCACCCATCTGAAACTTCAACAGGAATCGGCCCAGGCCTGGCACCTGGGGGAAATCGATGCCGTGCAGTCGCGGGGGTCGTATTTCGCATCCCATTCGGTGTCCCTGGGCGCGCGCCTGGCGCGGCACGACATCGCCACGCATTTCGCCGACGAGCGCTGCGAGACGCTCTTCAATGGGCTGTACTACGTGAACCAGCGCCGTCACGTGGATCACCACACCCTGATCGGCCACGAAAAGCCGCGTTGCGTCAGCCATGAAAACTATCGCGGCATCCTGGCCGATACCGCGCATGGTGTGTTCAGCGGCCGTATCCTGGTCGCGCCCGGTGCCGACGGCACCGACGCCATCCAGCGCAATGACAGCCTGCTGCTGTCGCGTCTGGCGAAATCGGATTCCCGGCCGGAACTCGAAATCTACGCCGATGACGTGAAATGCGCCCATGGCACGACCGTGGGCCAGATCGACGCCGACAGCCTGTTTTACCTGCGTACGCGTGGGCTGGACGAGGCGCATGCCCGCGACATCCTGACCTACGCCTTCGCGGCGGCCAGTGTTGCGCGCATCGATTTCGTACCCTTGCGCCAACGGGTCGAGCAGGCCATCCGCGCCCTGTTGCCCGGCGGCATGGCCCTCCAGGAGGCCGCATGA
- a CDS encoding J domain-containing protein, which produces MVQDPYTVLGVARTAPLSEIKKAYRRLAKKLHPDLNPGDKAAEEKFKEVSVAYGLLSDPEKRLRFDAGEIDAGGAEQPKRHYYRDFASQDQTDRYTSDAAYADFSDDDIFAEILRRGREAHANRRGEDLMYSLSIRFVESVTGASKRITLPDGSTLDVTIPPGMLDGRMLRLKGKGAPGHGTGRPGDALIQVEVLPDPRFRQEGDDVILELPVSLSEAILGGEVRAPTPTGDVMLMIPGHSSSGTTLRLKGKGAPRREGGFGDELVRLKIVLPKRPDPELDAFIAQWERGKTHNPRAGEAS; this is translated from the coding sequence ATGGTGCAAGATCCGTATACAGTGCTTGGGGTTGCGCGAACCGCGCCGCTCAGCGAGATCAAGAAGGCCTATCGGCGCCTGGCCAAGAAGCTGCACCCGGATCTGAACCCGGGCGACAAGGCTGCGGAAGAAAAATTCAAGGAAGTCTCGGTGGCATACGGGTTGCTGAGCGACCCAGAGAAACGCCTGCGATTCGACGCGGGCGAGATCGATGCCGGCGGCGCGGAACAACCCAAGCGTCATTACTACCGCGACTTCGCCTCGCAAGATCAGACGGACCGCTACACCAGCGATGCGGCCTATGCGGATTTCTCGGACGACGACATCTTTGCCGAGATCCTGCGCCGTGGGCGCGAGGCCCACGCCAACCGGCGCGGCGAAGATCTGATGTACAGCTTGTCCATCCGTTTCGTCGAGTCCGTGACCGGAGCCAGCAAGCGAATCACGCTGCCCGATGGCAGCACGCTGGACGTGACGATTCCGCCAGGCATGCTGGATGGCCGAATGCTGCGCCTGAAGGGCAAGGGCGCGCCCGGGCACGGCACCGGTCGTCCGGGCGATGCACTCATCCAGGTCGAGGTCCTGCCCGACCCGCGCTTCAGGCAGGAAGGGGACGACGTCATCCTGGAACTGCCGGTATCGCTGTCGGAAGCAATCCTGGGCGGCGAGGTACGGGCCCCCACACCGACCGGCGACGTGATGCTGATGATTCCCGGACACTCCAGCAGCGGTACCACACTGCGGCTCAAGGGCAAGGGCGCGCCGCGTCGCGAAGGGGGGTTTGGCGACGAACTCGTCCGGCTGAAAATCGTGCTGCCCAAGCGGCCTGATCCCGAACTCGACGCGTTCATCGCCCAATGGGAAAGGGGGAAGACTCACAATCCGCGCGCAGGTGAAGCATCATGA
- the sufT gene encoding putative Fe-S cluster assembly protein SufT, translating into MSFNRQEVIVNRDCPAVTVPYGSPVTIEAGCEAVITQQLGGTYTVMVEGNLYRIEGVDGDALGFEPTEEVKHVHEGPATVESVEDAAWTMLSTCYDPEIPVDIVNLGLVYECKVMPAATPDRFRIEIKMTLTAAGCGMGTMIADEARNKLLNIGGVDEATVDLVWDPPWSREMISEPAKLQLGLL; encoded by the coding sequence ATGAGTTTCAATCGGCAGGAAGTGATCGTGAACCGGGACTGCCCGGCGGTCACCGTGCCCTACGGTTCGCCCGTGACCATCGAGGCGGGCTGCGAGGCCGTCATCACCCAGCAGCTGGGTGGCACCTACACCGTGATGGTGGAAGGCAATCTGTATCGTATCGAGGGCGTCGATGGCGATGCCCTGGGCTTTGAGCCCACCGAAGAGGTCAAGCATGTCCATGAAGGCCCGGCCACGGTGGAATCCGTGGAAGACGCCGCCTGGACCATGCTGTCCACCTGCTATGACCCGGAAATCCCCGTGGACATCGTCAACCTAGGGTTGGTCTACGAGTGCAAGGTCATGCCCGCCGCCACGCCGGACCGGTTTCGCATCGAGATCAAGATGACGCTGACCGCCGCCGGCTGCGGCATGGGCACGATGATCGCCGACGAGGCGCGCAACAAGCTGCTGAATATCGGCGGCGTGGATGAAGCCACTGTGGATCTGGTCTGGGATCCGCCCTGGAGCCGCGAGATGATCAGCGAACCGGCCAAGCTGCAGCTGGGCCTGCTTTGA
- the sufU gene encoding Fe-S cluster assembly sulfur transfer protein SufU, with the protein MRDTEDGLRELYQEVIFDHNRNPRNFHAMDDASNRADGYNPLCGDQLTVYAQVADGVVQDVSFIGHGCAISTASASLMTEAVRGLSVDQVESLFHNIHAMLTEAHPDCDLGKLEVLSGVREFPSRVKCATLAWHTLHNAIVQARDTAVTE; encoded by the coding sequence ATGAGAGACACAGAAGACGGCCTGCGAGAGCTCTACCAGGAAGTCATCTTCGATCACAACCGCAACCCACGCAATTTTCATGCGATGGACGATGCTTCGAACCGGGCCGATGGCTACAACCCGTTGTGCGGCGATCAGCTGACGGTCTATGCCCAGGTAGCGGATGGCGTCGTGCAGGATGTCAGCTTCATCGGCCATGGCTGCGCGATCTCGACCGCGTCGGCGTCGCTGATGACGGAAGCCGTGCGCGGTTTGTCCGTGGATCAGGTGGAATCCCTGTTTCACAACATTCACGCCATGCTGACCGAAGCCCACCCGGATTGCGATCTGGGCAAGCTCGAAGTCCTGTCCGGGGTGCGCGAATTTCCCTCACGGGTGAAGTGCGCCACACTGGCCTGGCATACGCTGCACAACGCCATCGTGCAGGCGCGCGATACGGCCGTCACCGAATAA
- a CDS encoding GGDEF domain-containing protein, which translates to MWSLPDPKQPARLAADVGPGIDPASADRDLILGGVLDAVFQPIVWLREGAALGYEGLIRGPRDSRLYSPEPLFSAARALGQGVTLELRAARVVVERFAALGLPGRLFLNISPQALLATCESEPSLPALLLQAGLDISRLVVEVTEQEVDGNWSELAAVIAVLQAQGVQFAIDDLGTGFSNLGRWLKLRPKYIKTDKAFVRGIQDDLLRQQMLRSISDIAAVAGAIVVAEGIETVDELACVCDQGISCAQGYYIDRPQAQPSRRAWTGLSSDLTTLRLDALRCCAEPGLPQDDEQGWALQLLRRVPSVTSQMSSEAVFSLFLGKPGLYTIPVVEDGCPLGVLKRSSLVERFSLPFQRELYGKSPCRLFMDSKPLIVDMHTPLLTLSRWLAEAEGHALATDFIITGRGRYLGVGSSQDLLQALNRLQLRAARHANPLTQLPGNVPIDRQIQRYLGSGLQFAVCYADLDHFKPFNDIFGYRLGDDVIRLLSRILSRHVDEQHDFLGHIGGDDFIILLRSADWRARCERMLADFTREIRQLMIEAGQGAVENYEAEDRQGLHRRYSLPALSLGLVRVEPGAFQSRHQIAQAASEAKSQAKKHPGSTLFVDRRAAPENSVLEFTSFGA; encoded by the coding sequence ATGTGGTCTCTGCCGGATCCGAAACAGCCCGCCCGTCTGGCGGCCGATGTCGGCCCGGGTATCGATCCGGCGAGCGCCGATCGTGACCTGATACTGGGCGGCGTCCTCGACGCCGTGTTCCAGCCGATCGTCTGGCTGCGGGAGGGTGCCGCGCTGGGCTACGAAGGGCTGATCCGCGGCCCTCGGGACAGCCGGCTGTACAGTCCGGAACCTCTGTTTTCGGCGGCGCGCGCCTTGGGACAGGGGGTCACCCTGGAATTGCGTGCAGCGCGCGTCGTCGTCGAGCGCTTCGCCGCGCTGGGGCTGCCCGGCCGCCTGTTCCTGAACATCAGTCCGCAGGCTTTGCTGGCTACCTGCGAGTCCGAACCGAGCCTGCCGGCTCTGCTGTTGCAGGCCGGGCTGGACATCAGCCGCCTGGTCGTCGAGGTGACGGAACAGGAGGTCGATGGCAACTGGTCGGAGCTGGCGGCCGTCATCGCGGTGCTGCAGGCGCAAGGCGTGCAGTTCGCCATCGATGATCTGGGTACCGGGTTCTCCAATCTGGGCCGCTGGCTGAAATTGCGACCCAAGTACATCAAGACCGACAAGGCCTTTGTCAGAGGGATCCAGGACGATCTGCTGCGCCAGCAGATGCTGCGTTCCATCAGCGACATCGCGGCGGTGGCTGGCGCCATCGTCGTGGCCGAGGGCATCGAGACGGTGGATGAACTGGCTTGCGTCTGCGATCAGGGCATTTCCTGCGCGCAGGGCTATTACATCGATCGGCCGCAGGCGCAGCCCTCGCGCCGGGCCTGGACGGGGCTGTCGTCCGATCTGACCACTCTGCGGCTGGACGCGCTGCGATGCTGCGCGGAGCCCGGGCTGCCGCAGGACGATGAGCAGGGCTGGGCGCTGCAACTGTTGCGGCGTGTTCCCAGCGTCACCTCCCAGATGTCCAGTGAAGCGGTTTTCAGTCTGTTTCTGGGCAAGCCTGGCCTCTACACCATTCCGGTGGTGGAGGATGGCTGTCCGCTTGGTGTGCTCAAGCGCAGCAGCCTGGTGGAGCGGTTTTCCCTGCCGTTCCAGCGCGAGCTGTATGGTAAAAGCCCCTGCCGGCTGTTCATGGACAGCAAACCGCTGATCGTGGACATGCACACGCCGCTGCTGACGCTCAGCCGCTGGCTGGCCGAGGCCGAGGGTCACGCCCTGGCCACCGACTTCATCATCACCGGGCGCGGGCGCTACCTGGGCGTGGGATCCAGCCAGGACTTGCTGCAGGCGCTGAACCGCCTGCAGCTGCGGGCGGCGCGGCATGCCAATCCGCTGACGCAGCTGCCCGGCAACGTGCCCATCGATCGCCAGATCCAGCGCTATCTGGGCAGCGGCCTGCAGTTTGCCGTCTGCTATGCGGACCTGGATCACTTCAAGCCTTTCAACGATATCTTTGGCTATCGCCTGGGGGATGACGTCATCCGGCTGCTCAGCCGGATCCTGTCGCGCCACGTCGACGAGCAGCACGATTTCCTGGGACATATCGGCGGCGACGACTTCATCATCCTGCTGCGCAGCGCGGACTGGCGGGCGCGCTGCGAGCGCATGCTGGCCGATTTCACGCGTGAAATCCGGCAACTGATGATCGAGGCGGGGCAGGGCGCCGTCGAGAACTACGAGGCCGAGGACCGCCAGGGCCTGCACCGCCGCTATAGCCTGCCCGCGCTGTCCCTGGGCCTGGTCCGGGTCGAACCGGGCGCCTTCCAATCGCGCCATCAGATCGCCCAAGCCGCGAGCGAAGCCAAGTCCCAGGCGAAGAAGCATCCGGGCTCCACGCTGTTCGTGGATCGGCGAGCGGCCCCCGAGAATTCTGTGCTAGAATTCACGTCTTTCGGGGCGTAG
- the sufC gene encoding Fe-S cluster assembly ATPase SufC — MLKINDLHASIEDKEILRGLNLEVNPGEVHAIMGPNGAGKSTLSQVLTGRENYRVTGGTVTYEGQDLLALPVEERARAGIFLAFQYPIEVPGVSNAYFMRAAVNAGRRHRGLPELDAMDFVKKAKAEMKLVGMRDEFLYRSVNEGFSGGEKKRNEVLQMALLEPKLAILDETDSGLDIDALKTVADGVNRLRSPDRAMIVITHYQRLLDYIVPDFVHVLAHGRIVRSGGRELALELEEKGYGWIEGVNQTPAAARGAKADDGKKIGVKPGARA; from the coding sequence ATGCTGAAAATCAATGATCTGCACGCCTCGATCGAGGACAAGGAAATCCTGCGCGGCCTCAACCTCGAGGTCAATCCGGGCGAAGTCCACGCCATCATGGGCCCCAACGGCGCCGGGAAAAGCACCTTGTCCCAGGTGCTGACCGGCCGCGAGAACTACCGGGTCACGGGCGGCACCGTCACGTACGAAGGCCAGGACCTGCTGGCCCTGCCCGTGGAAGAGCGCGCCCGTGCCGGCATTTTCCTGGCGTTCCAGTACCCGATCGAAGTCCCGGGTGTCTCGAATGCCTATTTCATGCGCGCTGCCGTCAACGCCGGACGGCGTCATCGCGGCCTGCCCGAACTGGACGCCATGGATTTCGTCAAGAAAGCCAAGGCGGAAATGAAGCTCGTCGGCATGCGCGATGAATTCCTGTACCGCTCGGTCAACGAAGGGTTTTCAGGCGGCGAGAAAAAACGCAACGAGGTCCTGCAGATGGCCTTGCTGGAACCGAAACTCGCCATCCTGGACGAGACCGATTCCGGCCTGGACATCGACGCCCTGAAGACGGTGGCTGATGGCGTCAACCGCCTGCGTTCGCCCGATCGCGCCATGATCGTCATCACCCACTATCAGCGCCTGCTGGACTACATCGTGCCTGATTTCGTCCACGTGCTGGCCCACGGCCGGATCGTGCGTTCGGGCGGCCGCGAACTCGCGCTGGAACTGGAAGAAAAAGGCTACGGCTGGATCGAAGGGGTCAATCAGACCCCGGCGGCCGCGCGTGGCGCCAAGGCCGACGACGGCAAGAAGATCGGCGTCAAACCGGGGGCGCGCGCATGA